The following are from one region of the Falco cherrug isolate bFalChe1 chromosome 19, bFalChe1.pri, whole genome shotgun sequence genome:
- the ADAM15 gene encoding disintegrin and metalloproteinase domain-containing protein 15 isoform X6, translated as MGGGGARALRLLWPLLAAGLLIAAGTGTSGSGAGDSSRQRHAELGRSWHMTPWVLRDNQTLSLAEATQGGFPARLRVLLELEGTRLVLELEQNWELVLGTGALLYYLPNGTQVTQEASKQEHCCYRGTVRGFPGSWASLCACAGLSGHLWLSETRSYGLEPDTGSPLGRHIVYRPREVRLAPRACEQGFLDPPWAEATETEPPWSQRGKRAVAKQRFVELVMVVDYAAFQNYRDLQRVRTRTLEIANQVDAFFQPLGVRVALLAVEVWSEGDRFAVGGSARAALERFLRWRREELLPRLPHDNAQLLTGTRFEDVSVGMSAQASMCSARSGGVSMDHSISVLVVASTVAHQLGHNLGMHHDSAGRFCDCSDLQQDRGCIMASPTGLTPGLSFSNCSRQDLERSLRQGQGWCLSNVPEPRRLAGSPRCGNHFLELGEGCDCGLSVECTDPCCNSSTCQLVPGAECATGDACCQDCQLRRAGDMCREPLGECDLPEFCDGVSPHCPPDTFLQDGQPCAGRRAVCYGGACATYEGQCQQLLGPGAGPVSSSCMTFLNAKGDERGHCGQLPNGSYVACAQQDAGCGMLQCQRGGTHGDRAEGSCQGTVLPRDEDVSDAAMVLPGTACGSGKVCLQHRCQDVSALGDQQCHSRCHGHGVCNNHGHCHCERGWAPPTCESPGAGGSQDSGPAALERGGSALPTALLLSALLGLALALGFCCARRAGLHKHLCQLGKGTSCQYRISQPEPRLGSQGPPERPRPPQWRQATELQVMHRSKPPGPAKPPPPQRPLPLNPPGPSLPHSETHPGHPYVTVIPSRPAPPPPAGAPQEA; from the exons atggggggagggggggcgcgGGCGCTGCGGCTGCTCTGGCCGCTTCTCGCCGCGGGGCTGCTCATCGCCGCCGGCACCGGGACCAGCGGGAGCGGCGCAG GTGACAGCTCACGGCAGCGCCACGCAGAACTGGGACGCTCCTGGCACATGACCCCGTGGGTCCTGCGGGACAACCAGACTCTCAGCCTGGCAGAGGCAACCCAG gggggctTCCCTGCCCGGCTGCGGgtcctgctggagctggaggggacacggctggtgctggagctggagcagaacTG ggagctggtgctgggcactggggcGCTGCTCTACTACCTGCCCAACGGCACGCAGGTGACACAGGAGGCCAGCAAGCAG gagcaCTGCTGCTACCGGGGAACGGTGCGGGGCTTTCCTGGCTCCTGGGCCAGCCTCTGCGCCTGCGCCGGACTCAG tggcCACCTCTGGCTGTCAGAGACCAGGAGCTACGGGCTGGAGCCGGACACCGGCAGCCCACTGGGGCGGCACATCGTGTACCGGCCGCGTGAGGTCCGGCTGGCACCACGGGCTTGCGAGCAGGGATTCCTGGACCCCCCCTGGGCAGAGGCAACAGAGACCGAGCCCCCCTGGTCACAGAGG GGCAAGCGGGCGGTTGCGAAGCAGCGGTTTGTGGAGCTGGTGATGGTGGTGGACTATGCTGCG TTCCAGAATTACCGTGACCTGCAACGCGTTCGCACCCGGACCCTTGAAATTGCCAACCAGGTGGACGCG TTCTTCCAGCCGCTGGGAGTGCGGGTGGCCTTGCTGGCGGTGGAGGTCTGGAGCGAGGGCGACAGGTTCGCGGTGGGCGGCAGTGCCAGGGCTGCACTGGAGCGGTTCCTGCGCTGGCGCCgggaggagctgctgccccGGCTGCCCCATGACAATGCCCAGCTCCTCAC GGGCACACGCTTTGAGGACGTCTCAGTGGGGATGTCGGCTCAAGCCTCCATGTGTTCTGCACGCTCTGGGGGGGTCAGCATG GACCACTCGATCAGTGTCCTTGTCGTCGCCTCCACCGTGGCCCATCAGCTGGGGCACAACCTGGGCATGCACCACGACAGTGCCGGGCGCTTCTGTGACTGCAGCGACCTCCAGCAGGACCGCGGCTGCATCATGGCATCGCCCACGGG GCTGACACCCGGCTTGAGCTTCAGCAACTGCAGCCGGCAGGACCTGGAGCGCAGCCTgcggcagggacagggctggtgcCTGTCCAACGTCCCCGAGCCCCGGCGCTTGGCCGGGAGCCCCCGCTGCGGCAACCACTTTCTGGAGCTGGGCGAGGGCTGTGACTGTGGCCTCAGCGTG GAGTGCACTGATCcctgctgcaacagcagcaccTGCCAGCTGGTGCCCGGGGCCGAGTGTGCCACGGGGGATGCCTGCTGCCAGGACTGCCAG CTGCGCCGTGCCGGGGACATGTGCCGGGAGCCACTGGGTGAATGTGACCTGCCCGAGTTCTGTGACGGGGTCTCGCCGCACTGTCCCCCCGACACCTTCCTGCAGGACGGGCAGCCCTGCGCCGGCAGGCGGGCGGTCTGCTACGGCGGCGCCTGTGCCACCTATGAggggcagtgccagcagctgctggggccag GTGCCGGCCCCGTCTCCAGCTCCTGCATGACCTTTCTGAATGCAAAAGGGGATGAACGTGGGCACTGCGGGCAGCTCCCCAATGGCTCCTACGTCGCCTGTGCCCAGCA ggatgctggctgcgggatgctgcagtgccagcGTGGTGGCACCCATGGAGACCGAGCAGAAGGGTCCTGCCAGGGGACAGTCCTGCCCAGGGACGAGGACGTGAGCGATGCGGCTATGGTgctgcctggcactgcctgcGGCTCCGGGAAG GTGTGCCTCCAGCACCGGTGCCAGGATGTCTCTGCGCTGGGTGACCAGCAGTGCCACAGCAGGTGCCACGGGCACGGG GTGTGCAACAACCACGGGCACTGCCACTGCGAGCGGGGCTGGGCCCCCCCGACCTGTGAGAGCCCCGGCGCAGGGGGCAGCCAGGacagcggccccgccgccctggAGCGAG GGGGGAGCGCCCTGCCCACCGCCCTGCTGCTGAGcgcgctgctggggctggccctgGCGCTGGGCTTCTGCTGCGCCCGCCGTGCCGGGCTGCACAAGCACCTCTGCCAGCTGGGCAAGGGGACCTCCTGCCAGTACAG GATCTCGCAGCCGGAGCCCCGGTTGGGCAGCCAGGGCCCCCCAGAGCGCCCCCGGCCCCCACAGTGGCGTCAGGCCACGGAGCTGCAGGTCATGCACAGAAGCAAG cccccaggtccAGCCAAGCCCCCCCCACCTCAGCGGCCGCTGCCTTTGAACCCCCCGGGGCCTTCGCTTCCCCATAGCGAGACACACCCCGGTCACCCCTACGTCACCGTGATTCCCTCCAG gccggcccccccgccgcccgccggtGCCCCCCAGGAGGCCTGA
- the ADAM15 gene encoding disintegrin and metalloproteinase domain-containing protein 15 isoform X7, giving the protein MGGGGARALRLLWPLLAAGLLIAAGTGTSGSGAGDSSRQRHAELGRSWHMTPWVLRDNQTLSLAEATQGGFPARLRVLLELEGTRLVLELEQNWELVLGTGALLYYLPNGTQVTQEASKQEHCCYRGTVRGFPGSWASLCACAGLSGHLWLSETRSYGLEPDTGSPLGRHIVYRPREVRLAPRACEQGFLDPPWAEATETEPPWSQRGKRAVAKQRFVELVMVVDYAAFQNYRDLQRVRTRTLEIANQVDAFFQPLGVRVALLAVEVWSEGDRFAVGGSARAALERFLRWRREELLPRLPHDNAQLLTGTRFEDVSVGMSAQASMCSARSGGVSMDHSISVLVVASTVAHQLGHNLGMHHDSAGRFCDCSDLQQDRGCIMASPTGLTPGLSFSNCSRQDLERSLRQGQGWCLSNVPEPRRLAGSPRCGNHFLELGEGCDCGLSVECTDPCCNSSTCQLVPGAECATGDACCQDCQLRRAGDMCREPLGECDLPEFCDGVSPHCPPDTFLQDGQPCAGRRAVCYGGACATYEGQCQQLLGPGAGPVSSSCMTFLNAKGDERGHCGQLPNGSYVACAQQDAGCGMLQCQRGGTHGDRAEGSCQGTVLPRDEDVSDAAMVLPGTACGSGKVCLQHRCQDVSALGDQQCHSRCHGHGVCNNHGHCHCERGWAPPTCESPGAGGSQDSGPAALERGGSALPTALLLSALLGLALALGFCCARRAGLHKHLCQLGKGTSCQYSG; this is encoded by the exons atggggggagggggggcgcgGGCGCTGCGGCTGCTCTGGCCGCTTCTCGCCGCGGGGCTGCTCATCGCCGCCGGCACCGGGACCAGCGGGAGCGGCGCAG GTGACAGCTCACGGCAGCGCCACGCAGAACTGGGACGCTCCTGGCACATGACCCCGTGGGTCCTGCGGGACAACCAGACTCTCAGCCTGGCAGAGGCAACCCAG gggggctTCCCTGCCCGGCTGCGGgtcctgctggagctggaggggacacggctggtgctggagctggagcagaacTG ggagctggtgctgggcactggggcGCTGCTCTACTACCTGCCCAACGGCACGCAGGTGACACAGGAGGCCAGCAAGCAG gagcaCTGCTGCTACCGGGGAACGGTGCGGGGCTTTCCTGGCTCCTGGGCCAGCCTCTGCGCCTGCGCCGGACTCAG tggcCACCTCTGGCTGTCAGAGACCAGGAGCTACGGGCTGGAGCCGGACACCGGCAGCCCACTGGGGCGGCACATCGTGTACCGGCCGCGTGAGGTCCGGCTGGCACCACGGGCTTGCGAGCAGGGATTCCTGGACCCCCCCTGGGCAGAGGCAACAGAGACCGAGCCCCCCTGGTCACAGAGG GGCAAGCGGGCGGTTGCGAAGCAGCGGTTTGTGGAGCTGGTGATGGTGGTGGACTATGCTGCG TTCCAGAATTACCGTGACCTGCAACGCGTTCGCACCCGGACCCTTGAAATTGCCAACCAGGTGGACGCG TTCTTCCAGCCGCTGGGAGTGCGGGTGGCCTTGCTGGCGGTGGAGGTCTGGAGCGAGGGCGACAGGTTCGCGGTGGGCGGCAGTGCCAGGGCTGCACTGGAGCGGTTCCTGCGCTGGCGCCgggaggagctgctgccccGGCTGCCCCATGACAATGCCCAGCTCCTCAC GGGCACACGCTTTGAGGACGTCTCAGTGGGGATGTCGGCTCAAGCCTCCATGTGTTCTGCACGCTCTGGGGGGGTCAGCATG GACCACTCGATCAGTGTCCTTGTCGTCGCCTCCACCGTGGCCCATCAGCTGGGGCACAACCTGGGCATGCACCACGACAGTGCCGGGCGCTTCTGTGACTGCAGCGACCTCCAGCAGGACCGCGGCTGCATCATGGCATCGCCCACGGG GCTGACACCCGGCTTGAGCTTCAGCAACTGCAGCCGGCAGGACCTGGAGCGCAGCCTgcggcagggacagggctggtgcCTGTCCAACGTCCCCGAGCCCCGGCGCTTGGCCGGGAGCCCCCGCTGCGGCAACCACTTTCTGGAGCTGGGCGAGGGCTGTGACTGTGGCCTCAGCGTG GAGTGCACTGATCcctgctgcaacagcagcaccTGCCAGCTGGTGCCCGGGGCCGAGTGTGCCACGGGGGATGCCTGCTGCCAGGACTGCCAG CTGCGCCGTGCCGGGGACATGTGCCGGGAGCCACTGGGTGAATGTGACCTGCCCGAGTTCTGTGACGGGGTCTCGCCGCACTGTCCCCCCGACACCTTCCTGCAGGACGGGCAGCCCTGCGCCGGCAGGCGGGCGGTCTGCTACGGCGGCGCCTGTGCCACCTATGAggggcagtgccagcagctgctggggccag GTGCCGGCCCCGTCTCCAGCTCCTGCATGACCTTTCTGAATGCAAAAGGGGATGAACGTGGGCACTGCGGGCAGCTCCCCAATGGCTCCTACGTCGCCTGTGCCCAGCA ggatgctggctgcgggatgctgcagtgccagcGTGGTGGCACCCATGGAGACCGAGCAGAAGGGTCCTGCCAGGGGACAGTCCTGCCCAGGGACGAGGACGTGAGCGATGCGGCTATGGTgctgcctggcactgcctgcGGCTCCGGGAAG GTGTGCCTCCAGCACCGGTGCCAGGATGTCTCTGCGCTGGGTGACCAGCAGTGCCACAGCAGGTGCCACGGGCACGGG GTGTGCAACAACCACGGGCACTGCCACTGCGAGCGGGGCTGGGCCCCCCCGACCTGTGAGAGCCCCGGCGCAGGGGGCAGCCAGGacagcggccccgccgccctggAGCGAG GGGGGAGCGCCCTGCCCACCGCCCTGCTGCTGAGcgcgctgctggggctggccctgGCGCTGGGCTTCTGCTGCGCCCGCCGTGCCGGGCTGCACAAGCACCTCTGCCAGCTGGGCAAGGGGACCTCCTGCCAGTACAG CGGCTGA
- the ADAM15 gene encoding disintegrin and metalloproteinase domain-containing protein 15 isoform X3 — translation MGGGGARALRLLWPLLAAGLLIAAGTGTSGSGAGDSSRQRHAELGRSWHMTPWVLRDNQTLSLAEATQGGFPARLRVLLELEGTRLVLELEQNWELVLGTGALLYYLPNGTQVTQEASKQEHCCYRGTVRGFPGSWASLCACAGLSGHLWLSETRSYGLEPDTGSPLGRHIVYRPREVRLAPRACEQGFLDPPWAEATETEPPWSQRGKRAVAKQRFVELVMVVDYAAFQNYRDLQRVRTRTLEIANQVDAFFQPLGVRVALLAVEVWSEGDRFAVGGSARAALERFLRWRREELLPRLPHDNAQLLTGTRFEDVSVGMSAQASMCSARSGGVSMDHSISVLVVASTVAHQLGHNLGMHHDSAGRFCDCSDLQQDRGCIMASPTGLTPGLSFSNCSRQDLERSLRQGQGWCLSNVPEPRRLAGSPRCGNHFLELGEGCDCGLSVECTDPCCNSSTCQLVPGAECATGDACCQDCQLRRAGDMCREPLGECDLPEFCDGVSPHCPPDTFLQDGQPCAGRRAVCYGGACATYEGQCQQLLGPGAGPVSSSCMTFLNAKGDERGHCGQLPNGSYVACAQQDAGCGMLQCQRGGTHGDRAEGSCQGTVLPRDEDVSDAAMVLPGTACGSGKVCLQHRCQDVSALGDQQCHSRCHGHGVCNNHGHCHCERGWAPPTCESPGAGGSQDSGPAALERGGSALPTALLLSALLGLALALGFCCARRAGLHKHLCQLGKGTSCQYSAETRVRFLGPEAPDGWSGISQPEPRLGSQGPPERPRPPQWRQATELQVMHRSKAPPSDRPPPPTRPLPADPVVAGTQPPGPAKPPPPQRPLPLNPPGPSLPHSETHPGHPYVTVIPSRPAPPPPAGAPQEA, via the exons atggggggagggggggcgcgGGCGCTGCGGCTGCTCTGGCCGCTTCTCGCCGCGGGGCTGCTCATCGCCGCCGGCACCGGGACCAGCGGGAGCGGCGCAG GTGACAGCTCACGGCAGCGCCACGCAGAACTGGGACGCTCCTGGCACATGACCCCGTGGGTCCTGCGGGACAACCAGACTCTCAGCCTGGCAGAGGCAACCCAG gggggctTCCCTGCCCGGCTGCGGgtcctgctggagctggaggggacacggctggtgctggagctggagcagaacTG ggagctggtgctgggcactggggcGCTGCTCTACTACCTGCCCAACGGCACGCAGGTGACACAGGAGGCCAGCAAGCAG gagcaCTGCTGCTACCGGGGAACGGTGCGGGGCTTTCCTGGCTCCTGGGCCAGCCTCTGCGCCTGCGCCGGACTCAG tggcCACCTCTGGCTGTCAGAGACCAGGAGCTACGGGCTGGAGCCGGACACCGGCAGCCCACTGGGGCGGCACATCGTGTACCGGCCGCGTGAGGTCCGGCTGGCACCACGGGCTTGCGAGCAGGGATTCCTGGACCCCCCCTGGGCAGAGGCAACAGAGACCGAGCCCCCCTGGTCACAGAGG GGCAAGCGGGCGGTTGCGAAGCAGCGGTTTGTGGAGCTGGTGATGGTGGTGGACTATGCTGCG TTCCAGAATTACCGTGACCTGCAACGCGTTCGCACCCGGACCCTTGAAATTGCCAACCAGGTGGACGCG TTCTTCCAGCCGCTGGGAGTGCGGGTGGCCTTGCTGGCGGTGGAGGTCTGGAGCGAGGGCGACAGGTTCGCGGTGGGCGGCAGTGCCAGGGCTGCACTGGAGCGGTTCCTGCGCTGGCGCCgggaggagctgctgccccGGCTGCCCCATGACAATGCCCAGCTCCTCAC GGGCACACGCTTTGAGGACGTCTCAGTGGGGATGTCGGCTCAAGCCTCCATGTGTTCTGCACGCTCTGGGGGGGTCAGCATG GACCACTCGATCAGTGTCCTTGTCGTCGCCTCCACCGTGGCCCATCAGCTGGGGCACAACCTGGGCATGCACCACGACAGTGCCGGGCGCTTCTGTGACTGCAGCGACCTCCAGCAGGACCGCGGCTGCATCATGGCATCGCCCACGGG GCTGACACCCGGCTTGAGCTTCAGCAACTGCAGCCGGCAGGACCTGGAGCGCAGCCTgcggcagggacagggctggtgcCTGTCCAACGTCCCCGAGCCCCGGCGCTTGGCCGGGAGCCCCCGCTGCGGCAACCACTTTCTGGAGCTGGGCGAGGGCTGTGACTGTGGCCTCAGCGTG GAGTGCACTGATCcctgctgcaacagcagcaccTGCCAGCTGGTGCCCGGGGCCGAGTGTGCCACGGGGGATGCCTGCTGCCAGGACTGCCAG CTGCGCCGTGCCGGGGACATGTGCCGGGAGCCACTGGGTGAATGTGACCTGCCCGAGTTCTGTGACGGGGTCTCGCCGCACTGTCCCCCCGACACCTTCCTGCAGGACGGGCAGCCCTGCGCCGGCAGGCGGGCGGTCTGCTACGGCGGCGCCTGTGCCACCTATGAggggcagtgccagcagctgctggggccag GTGCCGGCCCCGTCTCCAGCTCCTGCATGACCTTTCTGAATGCAAAAGGGGATGAACGTGGGCACTGCGGGCAGCTCCCCAATGGCTCCTACGTCGCCTGTGCCCAGCA ggatgctggctgcgggatgctgcagtgccagcGTGGTGGCACCCATGGAGACCGAGCAGAAGGGTCCTGCCAGGGGACAGTCCTGCCCAGGGACGAGGACGTGAGCGATGCGGCTATGGTgctgcctggcactgcctgcGGCTCCGGGAAG GTGTGCCTCCAGCACCGGTGCCAGGATGTCTCTGCGCTGGGTGACCAGCAGTGCCACAGCAGGTGCCACGGGCACGGG GTGTGCAACAACCACGGGCACTGCCACTGCGAGCGGGGCTGGGCCCCCCCGACCTGTGAGAGCCCCGGCGCAGGGGGCAGCCAGGacagcggccccgccgccctggAGCGAG GGGGGAGCGCCCTGCCCACCGCCCTGCTGCTGAGcgcgctgctggggctggccctgGCGCTGGGCTTCTGCTGCGCCCGCCGTGCCGGGCTGCACAAGCACCTCTGCCAGCTGGGCAAGGGGACCTCCTGCCAGTACAG TGCTGAGACCCGGGTGCGATTCCTGGGTCCAGAAGCCCCAGACGGCTGGAGCGG GATCTCGCAGCCGGAGCCCCGGTTGGGCAGCCAGGGCCCCCCAGAGCGCCCCCGGCCCCCACAGTGGCGTCAGGCCACGGAGCTGCAGGTCATGCACAGAAGCAAG GCCCCCCCCTCGGACAGGCCGCCCCCCCCCACACGCCCGCTGCCCGCGGACCCTGTGGTGGCAGGCACTCAG cccccaggtccAGCCAAGCCCCCCCCACCTCAGCGGCCGCTGCCTTTGAACCCCCCGGGGCCTTCGCTTCCCCATAGCGAGACACACCCCGGTCACCCCTACGTCACCGTGATTCCCTCCAG gccggcccccccgccgcccgccggtGCCCCCCAGGAGGCCTGA
- the ADAM15 gene encoding disintegrin and metalloproteinase domain-containing protein 15 isoform X5: MGGGGARALRLLWPLLAAGLLIAAGTGTSGSGAGDSSRQRHAELGRSWHMTPWVLRDNQTLSLAEATQGGFPARLRVLLELEGTRLVLELEQNWELVLGTGALLYYLPNGTQVTQEASKQEHCCYRGTVRGFPGSWASLCACAGLSGHLWLSETRSYGLEPDTGSPLGRHIVYRPREVRLAPRACEQGFLDPPWAEATETEPPWSQRGKRAVAKQRFVELVMVVDYAAFQNYRDLQRVRTRTLEIANQVDAFFQPLGVRVALLAVEVWSEGDRFAVGGSARAALERFLRWRREELLPRLPHDNAQLLTGTRFEDVSVGMSAQASMCSARSGGVSMDHSISVLVVASTVAHQLGHNLGMHHDSAGRFCDCSDLQQDRGCIMASPTGLTPGLSFSNCSRQDLERSLRQGQGWCLSNVPEPRRLAGSPRCGNHFLELGEGCDCGLSVECTDPCCNSSTCQLVPGAECATGDACCQDCQLRRAGDMCREPLGECDLPEFCDGVSPHCPPDTFLQDGQPCAGRRAVCYGGACATYEGQCQQLLGPGAGPVSSSCMTFLNAKGDERGHCGQLPNGSYVACAQQDAGCGMLQCQRGGTHGDRAEGSCQGTVLPRDEDVSDAAMVLPGTACGSGKVCLQHRCQDVSALGDQQCHSRCHGHGVCNNHGHCHCERGWAPPTCESPGAGGSQDSGPAALERGGSALPTALLLSALLGLALALGFCCARRAGLHKHLCQLGKGTSCQYSAETRVRFLGPEAPDGWSGISQPEPRLGSQGPPERPRPPQWRQATELQVMHRSKPPGPAKPPPPQRPLPLNPPGPSLPHSETHPGHPYVTVIPSRPAPPPPAGAPQEA; this comes from the exons atggggggagggggggcgcgGGCGCTGCGGCTGCTCTGGCCGCTTCTCGCCGCGGGGCTGCTCATCGCCGCCGGCACCGGGACCAGCGGGAGCGGCGCAG GTGACAGCTCACGGCAGCGCCACGCAGAACTGGGACGCTCCTGGCACATGACCCCGTGGGTCCTGCGGGACAACCAGACTCTCAGCCTGGCAGAGGCAACCCAG gggggctTCCCTGCCCGGCTGCGGgtcctgctggagctggaggggacacggctggtgctggagctggagcagaacTG ggagctggtgctgggcactggggcGCTGCTCTACTACCTGCCCAACGGCACGCAGGTGACACAGGAGGCCAGCAAGCAG gagcaCTGCTGCTACCGGGGAACGGTGCGGGGCTTTCCTGGCTCCTGGGCCAGCCTCTGCGCCTGCGCCGGACTCAG tggcCACCTCTGGCTGTCAGAGACCAGGAGCTACGGGCTGGAGCCGGACACCGGCAGCCCACTGGGGCGGCACATCGTGTACCGGCCGCGTGAGGTCCGGCTGGCACCACGGGCTTGCGAGCAGGGATTCCTGGACCCCCCCTGGGCAGAGGCAACAGAGACCGAGCCCCCCTGGTCACAGAGG GGCAAGCGGGCGGTTGCGAAGCAGCGGTTTGTGGAGCTGGTGATGGTGGTGGACTATGCTGCG TTCCAGAATTACCGTGACCTGCAACGCGTTCGCACCCGGACCCTTGAAATTGCCAACCAGGTGGACGCG TTCTTCCAGCCGCTGGGAGTGCGGGTGGCCTTGCTGGCGGTGGAGGTCTGGAGCGAGGGCGACAGGTTCGCGGTGGGCGGCAGTGCCAGGGCTGCACTGGAGCGGTTCCTGCGCTGGCGCCgggaggagctgctgccccGGCTGCCCCATGACAATGCCCAGCTCCTCAC GGGCACACGCTTTGAGGACGTCTCAGTGGGGATGTCGGCTCAAGCCTCCATGTGTTCTGCACGCTCTGGGGGGGTCAGCATG GACCACTCGATCAGTGTCCTTGTCGTCGCCTCCACCGTGGCCCATCAGCTGGGGCACAACCTGGGCATGCACCACGACAGTGCCGGGCGCTTCTGTGACTGCAGCGACCTCCAGCAGGACCGCGGCTGCATCATGGCATCGCCCACGGG GCTGACACCCGGCTTGAGCTTCAGCAACTGCAGCCGGCAGGACCTGGAGCGCAGCCTgcggcagggacagggctggtgcCTGTCCAACGTCCCCGAGCCCCGGCGCTTGGCCGGGAGCCCCCGCTGCGGCAACCACTTTCTGGAGCTGGGCGAGGGCTGTGACTGTGGCCTCAGCGTG GAGTGCACTGATCcctgctgcaacagcagcaccTGCCAGCTGGTGCCCGGGGCCGAGTGTGCCACGGGGGATGCCTGCTGCCAGGACTGCCAG CTGCGCCGTGCCGGGGACATGTGCCGGGAGCCACTGGGTGAATGTGACCTGCCCGAGTTCTGTGACGGGGTCTCGCCGCACTGTCCCCCCGACACCTTCCTGCAGGACGGGCAGCCCTGCGCCGGCAGGCGGGCGGTCTGCTACGGCGGCGCCTGTGCCACCTATGAggggcagtgccagcagctgctggggccag GTGCCGGCCCCGTCTCCAGCTCCTGCATGACCTTTCTGAATGCAAAAGGGGATGAACGTGGGCACTGCGGGCAGCTCCCCAATGGCTCCTACGTCGCCTGTGCCCAGCA ggatgctggctgcgggatgctgcagtgccagcGTGGTGGCACCCATGGAGACCGAGCAGAAGGGTCCTGCCAGGGGACAGTCCTGCCCAGGGACGAGGACGTGAGCGATGCGGCTATGGTgctgcctggcactgcctgcGGCTCCGGGAAG GTGTGCCTCCAGCACCGGTGCCAGGATGTCTCTGCGCTGGGTGACCAGCAGTGCCACAGCAGGTGCCACGGGCACGGG GTGTGCAACAACCACGGGCACTGCCACTGCGAGCGGGGCTGGGCCCCCCCGACCTGTGAGAGCCCCGGCGCAGGGGGCAGCCAGGacagcggccccgccgccctggAGCGAG GGGGGAGCGCCCTGCCCACCGCCCTGCTGCTGAGcgcgctgctggggctggccctgGCGCTGGGCTTCTGCTGCGCCCGCCGTGCCGGGCTGCACAAGCACCTCTGCCAGCTGGGCAAGGGGACCTCCTGCCAGTACAG TGCTGAGACCCGGGTGCGATTCCTGGGTCCAGAAGCCCCAGACGGCTGGAGCGG GATCTCGCAGCCGGAGCCCCGGTTGGGCAGCCAGGGCCCCCCAGAGCGCCCCCGGCCCCCACAGTGGCGTCAGGCCACGGAGCTGCAGGTCATGCACAGAAGCAAG cccccaggtccAGCCAAGCCCCCCCCACCTCAGCGGCCGCTGCCTTTGAACCCCCCGGGGCCTTCGCTTCCCCATAGCGAGACACACCCCGGTCACCCCTACGTCACCGTGATTCCCTCCAG gccggcccccccgccgcccgccggtGCCCCCCAGGAGGCCTGA